Within the Molothrus ater isolate BHLD 08-10-18 breed brown headed cowbird chromosome 36, BPBGC_Mater_1.1, whole genome shotgun sequence genome, the region cactgggaatgtgcTGTGGGGGGATCCagaggggggatttggggtctggggaagggatttggggtctggggaGGGTATTTGGGGTctggggaagggatttggggtctggggaAGGTATTTGGGGTctggggaagggatttggggtctggggaagggatttggggtctggggaagggatttggggtctggggaGGGTATTTGGGGTCTGGGGAGGGTATTTGGGGTctggggaagggatttggggtctggggaGGGTATTTGGGGTctggggaagggatttggggtctggggaGGGTATTTGGGGTCTGGGGAGGGTATTTGGGGTctggggaagggatttggggtctggggaagggatttggggtctggggaGGGTATTTGGGGTCTGGGGAGGGTATTTGGGGTctggggaagggatttggggtctggggaagggatttggggtctggaGAGGGTATTTGGGGTctggggaagggatttggggtctggggaagggatttggggtctgggggtccCCGTGAGCCCCCCCAACGCCCCCGGATCTCCTCCAGGCCAAGACAAAGGGGAACAacgtggggctgggggtgaaaTACGCCGAGAAGCAGCAGCGGCGCTTCCAGCCCGAGAAGCTGCGCGAGGGCAGGAACATCATCGGGCTCCAGGTGACACCGGGGACAGCCGGGGGACAGCCGGGGGACAGCCGGGggtggcctggggacagcgggtGACGCTGCGGCTCCGTCCCCGCAGATGGGCACCAACAAGTTCGCCAGCCAGCAGGGCATGACGGCGTACGGGACGCGGCGACACCTGTACGACCCCAAACTGGGCACGGACCAGCCCCTGGACCAGGCCACCATCAGCCTCCAGATGGGCACCAACAAGGGCGCCAGCCaggtggggacacggggacagcggggacacggggacgctgCCACCCCttgggggacacggggacacaggcagggatggcacatGGGGACTCAGATGTCCCGGATTAGGGGGACAAACGGCCcggaggggacagagaggggggACAAAGAGGGGAGAGTGAGAGGACAGAGAGGGGACggaaaggggaaaatgagggatggaaaagggcacagagagggggCAATGAGGGGGACAAAAGGGGGGTGGAGAGAGGAGAATGAGGGGAGAATTAGGGGAAAATGAGGGGACGGAAAGGGGACAATGAGATGGGACAGAGAggaagggacagagaggggacagaggggggacGGAGAGAGGGGAATGTGGGGACAatgagaggggacagagagggcaCAAtcagggaatgggaaagggaaggagtggggatggagagggggacagagaggggacagagaggggacaatgaggggagacgggacagagaggggaacacagagaggggacagagaggggccAAACACCCCGCGGGCAGCACCCCAGGCCCCCCCACCCCTCCGCTGGCCCCCGGTGCCGCCCTGACCGTGGCCGGTGCCCAGGCGGGGATGACGGCGCCGGGCACCAAGCGGCAGATCTTCGAGCCGGCGCTGGGCATGGAGCACTGCGACACCATGACCATCGGGCTGCAGATGGGCAGCAACAAGGGCGCCTCGCAGACCGGCATGACGGTGTACGGGCTGCCGCGCCAGGTCTACGACCCCAAGTACTGCGGGGGCCCCGAGCTGCTCGGCCTCGACGGCTGCGACGGCCACGGGGGCCTCTACAACTCGCAGTAGCCgcgggcgccgccgccgcttGCACCGCGACACCGCTGACACCGGCAGCACCGcgccccgccgagccccgccgGGCCCGAACCGGGGCTGGAACCGGGGGAACCGGCACCGGGATCGCCGAGCCCCGCCGGGCCCGAACCGGGGCTGGAACCGGGGGAATCGGCACCGGGATCGCCGAGCCCCGCCGGGCCCGAACCGGGGCTGGAACCGGGGGAACCGGCACCGGGATCGTTCCTGGGGGGAACCAGCACCGGGAAttggccccagggcagggaacgaTCACGGGACCGGCCCCGGGGGGAATCGGCACCGGGGATTGGCCCCGGGGGGTTCAGTCCCGGTATCAGTCCCGGGATCAGCTCCACGATCAGCCCCGGGAATGGCCCCGGCAACGGCCCCGGGGGGTTCAGTGCTAGGATCGGTCCCGGGATCAGTCCCGGGTTCAGTCCCGGGTTCAGTCCCGCCATCAGCCCCAGGAACGGCTCCGGTATCGGTCCCGGTATCGGCCCCGGTATCGGTCCCGGTATCGGCCCTGGTACTGGCCCCGGTACCGGCCCCGGTATCAGTCCCGGTATCGGCCCCGGGGGGCTCGGCCCCCGCCACATGTGAAGCCACCGAGGCACAATAAAAGCCACACGCAGAGGTGACAGCGCTGGGAGAgagtgaggggacagggaggggggacaccgaggggacaatgggggggACAAGGGACACCAGGGCCACCATCTCGGGCCGTTTATTGCCGCGCTGCTCTCCCCAAACCGGGCGCCACCCCCGGCCCGGCGTCCCCGAGGGGACAGGGACGAgtcacaggggctgggggggggaaATGTCACCCCcacagcggggctggggctgtcaccGAGCTCCGGGGGTGGCACCGGGCCCGGGGGTGTCGTGACCGCGccggggtttggggacagggcCGTGTCCCCCTCTGCCGGTGTCCCCCCGGTGTCACTGGTTGGCCGCCTCGCAGGCGTCGATCCAGTCGCTGTAAACGTCCACGGGCTCCGACAGGTCTGGGGGCGCCGTTAAGGCTCCATCACGGATTTGGGGGGTCCCGGTGGGGGTCCCGAGAGGGGTCACGGGGGGCTCCCGGTAAGGATACAGGTGATGGGGGTCTGGAACTCCTCCAGGCACACGGTGCACGAGATCACCCCGGTGTTCCGGGCGCGGTCCCTGCGGGGCACAAGGAGGTCGTGACCCCTCCGGGCTCCGTCCCGAACCCCCCCCGGCCCATCCGGTGCCCCCGTTTCTCCCCCTCCCGGTACCGGCAGCCCCCGGTGCCCCGTGTCCCCGTCCatgtcccccctccccgcttCCCCCCCGCGTTCCTCCGTCGCCGTTTCCGCGCTGCCGCCCACCCCCGTGCCCcgtccccggtgtccccccggttcccggtgtccccccggtgtcccccgcTCACATCTTGACGTCGCAGGACTTCTCGTGGTTGCAGAACGGACACGTGAACTGCGTCTCCAGCGTCCCCGTCATCTTCTTCTTGGGCGGCGGCTTCCGCTTCGACTTGCGGCGGCCCATGGCGGCCGCACCGGGGCCCAGAACCGGGAACGGCCGCGGGAACGGGAACGACACCGGGATCGGCCCCGGGAGCCGCCTGGGAGTGGCCCCGAGGCGCTGCGGGACGTGCCGGGGGCGGCTCGGCCCCGCCGGGACCCCTCGGGCCCCTCCCGGTTCCCCCCGGTTCTC harbors:
- the CNN1 gene encoding calponin-1 → MSNAHFNRGPAYGLSAEVKNKLAQKYDPQHERELRAWIEGTTGRRIGDNFMDGLKDGVILCELINKLQPGSVPKVNEPVQNWHKLENIGNFLRAITRYGVKPHDIFEANDLFENTNHTQVQSTLIALASQAKTKGNNVGLGVKYAEKQQRRFQPEKLREGRNIIGLQMGTNKFASQQGMTAYGTRRHLYDPKLGTDQPLDQATISLQMGTNKGASQAGMTAPGTKRQIFEPALGMEHCDTMTIGLQMGSNKGASQTGMTVYGLPRQVYDPKYCGGPELLGLDGCDGHGGLYNSQ
- the ELOF1 gene encoding transcription elongation factor 1 homolog produces the protein MGRRKSKRKPPPKKKMTGTLETQFTCPFCNHEKSCDVKMDRARNTGVISCTVCLEEFQTPITYLSEPVDVYSDWIDACEAANQ